The Primulina huaijiensis isolate GDHJ02 chromosome 17, ASM1229523v2, whole genome shotgun sequence genome window below encodes:
- the LOC140962411 gene encoding uncharacterized protein, translated as MGWKNMFDSLRFISLKTSIFSTFTFVLIILALLLADAIIYNGSSDHHHHQMQTQVSAEKIKVKSLTDEIFTETDEKFVHPESKFKPEESGFFESSDLSTKFDSRVKEFFRGNECKVKFFMTWIAPADSYREREFFVLETLFQTNPQGCLIILSKSMDSVYGDKILEPLIGCGLRVLAVTPDLWDLFKKTPAESWLREIKNGSRDPGQIPLAQNLSNLMRLAALYKYGGVYMDTDVVILKDFSALKNVIGAQSVDIKGNWTRLNNAVLVFDREHPLVYKFMEEFALTFDGNRWGHNGPYLVSRVVDRVARNEEFKFTVLPPMAFYPVDWTRIAGYFTRPSDPAHAKWADTKIRQLKKSSYGVHLWNRGSGKLKIEKGSIIDRLLNDHCVICRRDNSIS; from the coding sequence ATGGGTTGGAAAAATATGTTTGATTCATTGAGATTCATTTCCCTCAAAACGAGCATATTCTCCACCTTTACTTTTGTTTTGATAATTTTGGCTTTACTTTTGGCCGACGCAATTATATATAATGGGAGCAgtgatcatcatcatcatcagatGCAGACTCAGGTTTCAGCAGAAAAGATCAAGGTGAAGTCATTAACAGATGAGATTTTTACAGAAACTGATGAAAAGTTTGTTCATCCAGAAAGCAAGTTCAAGCCCGAGGAGTCGGGATTTTTCGAATCGTCTGATTTATCAACGAAGTTTGACTCGAGGGTTAAGGAATTCTTCCGCGGAAATGAATGCAAAGTTAAGTTCTTCATGACATGGATCGCCCCGGCGGATTCGTATCGAGAACGGGAGTTTTTCGTGCTCGAGACCTTGTTCCAAACCAATCCGCAAGGCTGTTTGATCATACTGTCGAAAAGTATGGATTCAGTTTATGGAGACAAGATTCTCGAGCCGTTGATCGGGTGCGGTTTACGGGTTCTGGCCGTGACTCCGGACCTGTGGGATCTATTCAAGAAGACTCCTGCTGAATCTTGGTTAAGAGAAATCAAGAATGGAAGCAGGGATCCAGGGCAGATTCCTCTAGCTCAAAATCTGTCGAATCTGATGAGACTTGCCGCTCTATACAAATATGGAGGGGTTTACATGGACACAGACGTCGTAATCCTGAAAGATTTCTCAGCGTTAAAGAACGTAATCGGAGCTCAAAGTGTTGATATCAAGGGAAACTGGACAAGATTGAATAATGCAGTTCTTGTTTTTGACAGGGAGCATCCACTTGTGTACAAGTTTATGGAGGAATTTGCATTAACTTTTGATGGGAATCGATGGGGTCACAATGGGCCATATTTGGTTTCCAGAGTGGTTGATAGGGTGGCAAGAAATGAGGAGTTCAAGTTCACAGTCTTGCCACCAATGGCTTTCTACCCGGTGGATTGGACTCGAATAGCGGGTTATTTCACCCGACCCTCTGACCCGGCCCACGCGAAATGGGCCGACACCAAGATTCGACAGCTCAAGAAGTCGAGCTACGGGGTGCATTTGTGGAACAGGGGAAGTGGAAAATTGAAGATTGAAAAAGGGAGTATTATTGATAGGTTGTTGAATGATCATTGTGTCATATGCCGTAGGGATAATTCAATTTCTTGA